From the Nitrospinota bacterium genome, the window TGTTAAACTGAAGAGATCGACTCCCTCAAAGTATATTTTTCCATCTGATGGTCTGTCAAGGGTCCCCAAAATATGTAAGAGAGTGCTCTTCCCTGCTCCTGATGCACCTACAACTCCAACCATTTCCCCCTTTTTAACGCTTAGATTAATTCCTTTTAAAACCTCTAGCAAAACCCCATTGGTTCTAAAAGATTTACAAAGATTTTTAGCTGTAACAATATCCGTCGTTTTTTCTTTTCCTTTTTTTCTATTCGTATCTTATAGCCTCTAATGGATCCAACCTCGCAGCCCGCCATGCAGGATAAACACCTGCTAAAAGGCTTAAAATGATAGCTATACCAACAATCAAGACTATATCTAGAGCTCCTAATTGAACAGGGATTTTATCTAAATAATACACACTTTTTGGGAAAATATCAATACCAAATATCCTCTCTAAAAATTCAGCTATCTGATTTAAATAGGTGGATAAAGCCAAACCCCCTATACAACCTAGAATTGTTCCAGTGACTCCAATGACTAATCCCTGTATTGTAAATATTTTCATTATACTTTTATTATTAGCCCCCATGGACTTGAGAATCGCTATATCTTTACTCTTTTCTAAGACCATCATAAAAAGAGTACTTACAATATTTAAGGCAGCAACTAAGATGATAAGCACCAAAATAACAAACATGGTGATCTTTTCTATCTTGAGAGCTGAAAAGAGGGTGGGATTAAATTTTTTCCAATCCATAACCCAATAATCAAGACCAACTTTTTTTTGAATCTCCTCTCCTATCTTATCTGCCTTAAAAATATTATCAACTTTTATTTCCAATCCAGTAATTTTGTTACCAATATTAAAAAATTTTTGAGCATTTTCAATGGATATTAATGCAAGGTTTGAATCATAATCATACATACCTGTATAAAATATTCCTACAACTGTGAAATTCATCATTCTCGGTATACTGCCTACCACTGTTATATTCCCTTGAGGATAGATGGCAGTAACTTTATCACCTATATATGCTCCTAAATTTCTTGATAGCTCCTTTCCCAGAATTATTCCTCTCTTTTCTGAGGGATCTCCTTTAACAAGTCTGTTTTTTTGAGATAAATTCCGAATATCTCCTTCAATAATACTCTTTTCCAAATCTGTAACTCTTCCCTCTGTCAACGGATCAATCCCTTTTATTGCAACTCCTGAAACATTTGTTCTCGTATACAACATTACT encodes:
- a CDS encoding lipoprotein-releasing ABC transporter permease subunit encodes the protein MAFEIYIGLRYLRSKRKQLFVSLITWISILGVLVGVMALIVVIGVMNGFADVLRDKILGTHAHIRIMDRRSLLMDDYQKVIKDMKGHPHLQSVAPFILNQVMLYTRTNVSGVAIKGIDPLTEGRVTDLEKSIIEGDIRNLSQKNRLVKGDPSEKRGIILGKELSRNLGAYIGDKVTAIYPQGNITVVGSIPRMMNFTVVGIFYTGMYDYDSNLALISIENAQKFFNIGNKITGLEIKVDNIFKADKIGEEIQKKVGLDYWVMDWKKFNPTLFSALKIEKITMFVILVLIILVAALNIVSTLFMMVLEKSKDIAILKSMGANNKSIMKIFTIQGLVIGVTGTILGCIGGLALSTYLNQIAEFLERIFGIDIFPKSVYYLDKIPVQLGALDIVLIVGIAIILSLLAGVYPAWRAARLDPLEAIRYE